A genomic stretch from Nilaparvata lugens isolate BPH chromosome 8, ASM1435652v1, whole genome shotgun sequence includes:
- the LOC111050339 gene encoding uncharacterized protein LOC111050339, translated as MSSKRSFTRFMVVICILVASLIQATEARRKILKGRKTITREYYKDPFLPAWLSVTLLCSSFLLVGGLLYLAMRKFVIVSPSTMVYAADEV; from the exons ATGTCGTCAAAACGGAGTTTCACTCGGTTTATGGTGGTGATTTGCA TATTGGTTGCAAGTCTTATTCAAGCAACAGAGGCAAGGAGGAAAATACTGAAAGGCAGAAAAACTATCACAAGGGAGTACTATA AGGACCCATTTCTACCAGCCTGGCTATCTGTGACCTTGCTTTGCTCGAGCTTCCTGCTTGTTGGGGGACTGCTCTACCTGGCCATGAGGAAATTCGTCATAGTCAGTCCATCAACTATGGTCTATGCTGCTGATGAAGTCTAG
- the LOC111050337 gene encoding probable malate dehydrogenase 2, mitochondrial: MAPIDAMVFADVAKSVPKENITGLSQQMAVRAYNAISDHLKDLQLTNGNSRDYFIGNAICSHLRNWWRGTTSPVSMIVESSGQYGISKGLFSSFPVTIDRHKKWTIVENLELDTATFYAIDEHVKYLIDMRDQMKVFLMKEKLDKSRVNSYISSNKSLSI, encoded by the exons ATGGCACCTATTGATGCAATGGTATTTGCTGACGTTGCTAAATCTGTTCCCAAAGAAAATATCACTGGACTATCCCAACAAATGGCTGTACGAGCTTACAACGCGATTTCTGATCATTTGAAG GACCTGCAACTGACAAACGGTAATTCAAGAGACTACTTCATTGGCAATGCAATTTGCAGTCATTTGAGAAACTGGTGGAGGGGGACTACAAGCCCAGTCAGCATGATTGTAGAGTCAAGCGGCCAGTATGGAATCAGCAAGGGACTCTTCTCTTCCTTTCCAGTCACTATTGACCGCCACAAGAAGTGGACAATTGTGGAG AATCTGGAGTTGGACACAGCAACATTCTATGCAATAGATGAACATGTGAAGTATTTAATTGACATGAGGGATCAAATGAAAGTATTCTTGATGAAAGAAAAGCTCGATAAATCAAGAGTTAACTCATACATTTCCAGCAATaaatcattatcaatataa
- the LOC111050336 gene encoding L-xylulose reductase isoform X2 → MDITFKGKQVLVTGAGKGIGFGIAKRLSQYGAKVIALSRTEDDLKKLKQEAPGVETVCIDISDWTTTREAISKLPAIDCLVNNAGIAICAPFLEASPEDFDKIFNINVKAIVNISQVVAKQMIDRGKGGSIVNVSSQASQAALADHALYGSSKSAVDMLTKVMALELGPHNIRVNSVNPTVTMTDMARVGWSEPNKADAMRAKIPLRRFAEVHEVVDAIVYLLSDKSSMINGVTLPVDGGFLAS, encoded by the exons ATGGATATAACTTTCAAAGGGAAACAAGTTCTTGTCACAGGAGCAGGAAAAG GAATAGGTTTTGGCATAGCCAAGCGGTTATCTCAGTATGGAGCTAAGGTGATTGCTCTTTCAAGAACAGAGGAtgatttgaaaaagttgaaacaAGAAGCACCGGGCGTTGAAACAGTTTGTATCGATATCTCGGATTGGACAACCACCCGGGAAGCTATCTCCAAATTGCCAGCTATAGATTGTCTCGTGAATAATGCTGGGATAGCAATTTGTGCTCCGTTCCTTGAAGCATCGCCTGAAGACTTCGACAA GATATTCAACATAAATGTGAAAGCAATAGTGAACATTTCTCAAGTTGTTGCAAAGCAGATGATTGACAGAGGAAAAGGTGGCTCAATAGTCAATGTATCGTCACAAGCTTCTCag GCAGCCTTAGCCGACCACGCATTGTACGGCAGTTCTAAGTCAGCAGTGGACATGTTAACCAAAGTGATGGCCTTGGAACTGGGGCCCCACAACATAAGGGTGAACTCCGTCAACCCCACTGTTACCATGACCGATATGGCTCGAGTTGGCTGGTCAGAACCCAACAAAGCCGATGCTATGCGCGCCAAGATTCCGCTAAGAAGGTTTGCAG AGGTGCATGAAGTGGTTGATGCAATCGTCTACCTTCTCAGTGACAAGTCTTCCATGATAAATGGAGTCACTCTACCCGTTGATGGAGGATTTCTAGCGAGTTGA